Proteins encoded together in one Candidatus Sulfotelmatobacter sp. window:
- a CDS encoding SPFH domain-containing protein — translation MLALRYLLIAGGLGMILVAVSILGYDLYRELMYRRALAVPGASSLPPLPQWRWRTSVALALLAWGPILLAFSIVVVPSGMAGVRVSQTSGTEPGTLYPGVHFVLPLIEDVALFDTRDQVFTTGVSEDGKNAAANVSNKSQLLDVQAKEGLTLGLAITVRYRLDPRRLDYIQGNLPRPVEKEIVPPTVASVWREVIPNYTVRDVFSAKREEVRQRAAGMITQKLAADGIVVKEVMLRDIQLPEEYAKGLETLLLKEQENDRMSVETELRQKQVRIAELEAEATKVQQIKQAEGEAQVHVLQAKGESDAMQYTLPLKEKQIQQSKLEAEARKEATIQNAEAAAQAKVIDSKAETERRDLLAKAEANRIRLTAAADAERLSSEAAILKQNPLLINKIVAERLSDKLQIMMVPSDGKFFMNDVLRNMNVANAGSPQTETEEQPR, via the coding sequence ATGCTGGCGTTGAGGTATTTGCTGATTGCCGGTGGCCTCGGGATGATCCTCGTGGCTGTAAGCATTTTGGGCTATGACCTGTATCGTGAGCTGATGTATCGGCGGGCGCTGGCCGTACCCGGCGCGAGTTCGTTGCCGCCGCTTCCACAATGGCGCTGGCGCACGTCGGTGGCGCTGGCCCTGCTGGCCTGGGGACCGATTCTGCTGGCATTCAGCATTGTAGTGGTGCCGAGCGGCATGGCCGGCGTTCGAGTCAGCCAGACGAGCGGAACGGAGCCGGGCACGCTTTATCCGGGCGTGCATTTTGTGCTGCCGCTCATCGAGGATGTCGCGCTGTTCGACACGCGCGATCAAGTCTTCACCACCGGAGTATCGGAGGATGGAAAGAATGCCGCGGCGAATGTATCGAACAAATCGCAACTGCTCGATGTGCAAGCCAAAGAAGGGCTCACGCTGGGGCTGGCGATTACGGTGAGATACCGGCTCGATCCGAGGCGGCTGGATTACATTCAGGGAAATCTGCCGCGACCGGTGGAAAAGGAAATTGTTCCCCCGACTGTGGCCAGCGTGTGGCGGGAAGTGATTCCGAACTACACGGTGCGCGATGTTTTCTCCGCCAAGCGGGAAGAAGTGCGGCAGCGCGCGGCCGGCATGATCACGCAGAAGCTGGCGGCGGACGGAATCGTCGTCAAGGAGGTGATGCTGCGGGATATTCAGTTGCCAGAAGAATATGCGAAGGGATTGGAAACGCTGCTGCTCAAAGAGCAGGAAAACGATCGCATGAGCGTGGAAACGGAGTTGAGGCAAAAACAAGTGCGCATCGCAGAACTGGAAGCAGAAGCGACGAAGGTGCAGCAGATCAAGCAGGCAGAGGGCGAGGCACAGGTGCACGTTTTGCAGGCGAAAGGTGAATCGGACGCGATGCAGTACACGCTGCCGCTGAAGGAAAAACAGATTCAGCAAAGCAAGTTGGAAGCCGAAGCGCGCAAGGAGGCGACGATTCAGAATGCGGAGGCTGCGGCGCAGGCCAAGGTGATTGACAGCAAGGCTGAGACCGAGAGAAGAGATCTGCTGGCGAAAGCGGAGGCCAATCGGATTCGCCTGACGGCGGCAGCAGATGCGGAGCGGTTGTCGAGTGAAGCAGCAATTTTGAAACAGAATCCGCTGCTGATCAACAAGATCGTGGCCGAACGGCTGTCGGACAAGTTGCAGATCATGATGGTTCCGTCGGATGGAAAGTTCTTCATGAACGATGTTTTGCGCAACATGAATGTGGCGAACGCGGGCAGCCCGCAGACCGAAACGGAAGAACAACCGAGATAG